The Macaca thibetana thibetana isolate TM-01 chromosome 11, ASM2454274v1, whole genome shotgun sequence genome window below encodes:
- the CKAP4 gene encoding cytoskeleton-associated protein 4, with protein sequence MPSAKQRGSKGGHGAASPSEKGAHPSGGADDVAKKPPPAPQQPPPPAPHPQQHPQQHPQNQAHGKGGHRGGGGGGKSSSSSSSSAAAASSSASCSRRLGRALNFLFYLALVAAAAFSGWCVHHVLEEVQQVRRSHQDFSRQREELGQGLQGVEQKVQSLQATFGTFESILRSSQHKQDLTEKAVKQGESEVSRISEVLQKLQNEILKDLSDGIHVVKDARERDFTSLENTVEERLTELTKSINDNIAIFTEVQKRSQKEINDVKAKVASLEESEGHKQDLKALKEAVKEIQTSAKSREWDMEALRSTLQTMESDVYTEVRELVSLKQEQQAFKEAADTERLALQALTEKLLRSEESVSRLPEEIRRLEEELRQLKSDSHGPKEDGGFRHSEAFEALQQKSQGLDSRLQHVEDGVLSMQVASARQTESLESLLSKSQEHEQRLAALQGRLEGLGSSEADQDGLASTVRSLGEAQLVLYGDVEELKRSVGELPSTVESLQKVQEQVHTLLSQDQAQAARLPPQDFLDRLSSLDNLKASVSQVEADLKMLRTAVDSLVAYSVKIESNENNLESAKGLLDDLRNDLDRLFVKVEKIHEKV encoded by the exons ATGCCCTCGGCCAAACAAAGGGGCTCCAAGGGCGGCCACGGCGCCGCAAGCCCCTCGGAGAAGGGTGCCCACCCGTCGGGCGGCGCGGATGACGTGGCGAAGAAGCCGCCTCCGGCGCCGCagcagccgccgccgcccgcgccgCACCCGCAGCAGCACCCGCAGCAGCACCCGCAGAACCAGGCACACGGCAAGGGCGGCcaccgcggcggcggcggcggcggcaagTCCTCCTCTTCGTCCtcctcctccgccgccgccgcctcgtCCTCGGCGTCCTGCTCGCGCAGGCTCGGCAGGGCGCTCAACTTTCTCTTCTACCTCGCCCTGGTGGCGGCGGCCGCTTTCTCGGGCTGGTGCGTCCACCACGTCCTGGAGGAGGTCCAGCAGGTCCGGCGCAGCCACCAGGACTTCTCCCGGCAGAGGGAGGAACTGGGCCAGGGCTTGCAGGGCGTCGAGCAGAAG GTGCAGTCTTTGCAAGCCACGTTTGGAACTTTTGAGTCCATCTTGAGAAGCTCCCAACATAAACAAGACCTCACAGAGAAAGCTGTGAAGCAAGGGGAGAGTGAGGTCAGCCGGATCAGTGAAGTGCTGCAGAAACTCCAGAATGAGATTCTCAAAGACCTCTCGGATGGGATCCATGTGGTGAAGGACGCCCGGGAGCGGGACTTCACATCCCTGGAGAACACGGTGGAGGAGCGACTGACGGAGCTCACCAAATCCATCAACGACAACATCGCCATCTTCACAGAAGTCCAGAAGAGGAGCCAGAAGGAGATCAACGACGTGAAGGCAAAGGTTGCCTCCCTGGAAGAATCCGAGGGGCACAAGCAGGATTTGAAAGCCTTGAAGGAAGCTGTGAAGGAGATACAGACCTCAGCCAAGTCTAGAGAGTGGGACATGGAGGCCCTGAGAAGCACCCTTCAGACTATGGAGTCCGACGTCTACACCGAGGTCCGCGAGCTGGTGAGCCTCAAGCAGGAGCAGCAGGCTTTCAAGGAGGCGGCCGACACGGAGCGGCTCGCCCTGCAGGCCCTCACTGAGAAGCTTCTCAGGTCCGAGGAGTCCGTCTCCCGCCTCCCGGAGGAGATCCGGAGACTGGAGGAAGAGCTCCGCCAGCTGAAGTCCGATTCCCATGGGCCGAAGGAAGATGGAGGCTTCAGACACTCGGAAGCCTTTGAGGCGCTCCAGCAAAAGAGTCAGGGACTGGACTCCAGGCTCCAGCACGTGGAGGACGGGGTGCTCTCCATGCAGGTGGCTTCTGCGCGCCAGACTGAGAGCCTGGAGTCCCTCCTGTCCAAGAGCCAGGAGCATGAGCAGCGCCTGGCCGCCCTGCAGGGGCGCCTGGAAGGCCTGGGGTCCTCGGAGGCAGACCAGGAtggcctggccagcacggtgcgGAGCCTGGGTGAGGCCCAGCTGGTGCTCTACGGCGACGTGGAGGAGCTGAAGAGGAGTGTGGGGGAGCTCCCCAGCACCGTGGAATCACTCCAGAAAGTGCAGGAGCAGGTGCACACGCTGCTCAGTCAGGACCAAGCCCAGGCCGCCCGTCTGCCTCCTCAGGACTTCCTGGACAGACTTTCTTCTTTAGACAACCTGAAAGCCTCAGTCAGCCAAGTGGAGGCAGACTTGAAAATGCTCAGGACTGCTGTGGACAGTTTGGTTGCATACTCCGTCAAAATAGAAAGCAACGAGAACAACCTGGAATCAGCCAAGGGTTTACTAGATGACCTGAGGAATGATCTGGATAGGTTGTTCGTGAAAGTGGAGAAGATTCACGAAAAGGTCTAA